In one Diprion similis isolate iyDipSimi1 chromosome 6, iyDipSimi1.1, whole genome shotgun sequence genomic region, the following are encoded:
- the LOC124406756 gene encoding protein dpy-30 homolog, which yields MASAGETATEERTEPAPAQPSTNVVSDAAHKIISMEKDPDLTGVPQKKSRVEVQSLPTRQYLDQTVVPILLQALSSLAKERPPDPINFLAAYLLKNKSQYDNSGSPPTSQ from the exons ATGGCGTCGGCCGGGG aaACTGCAACTGAGGAACGGACTGAGCCAGCGCCAGCTCAACCCAGCACTAATGTAGTGTCAGACGCAGCTCAC aaaataatatcgatGGAGAAGGATCCAGATTTAACTGGTGTACCGCAGAAGAAATCTAGAGTAGAGGTTCAGTCGCTGCCGACAAGACAGTACTTGGATCAGACGGTGGTGCCAATATTACTCCAAGCATTATCAAGTCTTGCCAAAGAACGACCGCCGGatccgattaattttttagctgcttatctgttgaaaaacaagAGCCAATATGACAACAGCGGGTCACCACCGACTAGCCAATAA
- the LOC124406744 gene encoding engulfment and cell motility protein 1-like — protein MPDSIVSVAVAIGNDQTLVKMDRSFPLDEIIADLCANHGLIGECHKYALQIARPSPKAEDQTISNRYVTPELISQVLDGTELRLVFSAATTVRLLFEVITDDRGSKRKSALQKLANACEDPEFARCFVEVGGPSLIVEKLKIASAGETTAALACLRLSMQHGCLDQLCHVGIDRVVAEIAGPGESEALREALLIACLVIARSEPEHGERLRAALTTTEILTLVKGRSPGVQLAVLGLVNAILLSSESPRREEDLKALTDSQWRQLIFRHVLGSGQRSAGDELAHQLHVLQTMLLNSILGQSQETLVENDDENGKIPSFWRRVSTETVLESVESLPSTPELSRQSSTITLDEATQTYMPSVPLPSPKPPPTLKRYFSYMSNSSNDMITHLTPNCLEYFSQNYHDSFVLAKEEAELLSDLNHVAQNVVDVLCTVLRVGTSHGRTSTMYCPLFFSARDAFFEELFCHAIWTLGKTVRDLRTREPEDHLIALRVLHRQLKDALDARPTTLSALAENLKEISAAHVQELWAAEQQTKFENLLQKHPAIDGLRNDIRPKAERLVTLQRLNALKAGHKFSKHFDTLKAQKAKNWWFVHLSDDERALIYGDWDSESQPYSNLHKRISVASATGLATGKRCPHAKGRKYPTDKTFFSLLHEGGSLDFIAPNKEIYNLWTDGLTVLLGRPVLSAAFQEDVDMIVDMEVRLRLLELGDAPTPVPVDPPPLPSPPANYEFCDESLV, from the exons ATGCCGGATTCAATAGTCTCGGTTGCTGTGGCCATCGGTAACGACCAAACTCTGGTCAAGATGGATCGCAGTTTCCCTTTGGATGAGATTATTGCCGATCTCTGTGCGAATCACGGTCTGATAGGAGAGTGCCACAAGTATGCGTTGCAAATAGCACGACCGTCGCCAAAGGCCGAAGACCAAACGATATCGAACCGCTACGTAACACCAGAATTAATTTCCCAAGTTCTTGACGGTACAGAATTACGATTGGTATTCTCGGCCGCGACGACTGTCCGTCTTCTCTTTGAAGTGATCACAGACGATCGGGGATCCAAGCGTAAAAGCGCCCTGCAAAAGCTCGCAAATGCCTGCGAAGACCCGGAATTTGCGAGGTGTTTCGTCGAAGTCGGGGGGCCGTCGCTGATCGTTGAGAAGTTGAAAATTGCTTCAGCCGGAGAAACCACCGCCGCATTGGCGTGTCTCAGACTCTCGATGCAGCACGGATGCCTGGACCAACTTTGTCACGTCGGTATCGACAGAGTCGTTGCGGAAATCGCCGGTCCCGGGGAGAGCGAAGCCCTGAGAGAAGCCCTGCTGATTGCGTGCCTGGTCATCGCCAGAAGTGAACCTGAGCATGGGGAGAGGCTGCGAGCTGCGCTGACGACGACGGAGATTTTGACCTTGGTCAAGGGCAGGTCACCCGGTGTTCAATTGGCCGTTCTGGGTCTGGTCAATGCGATTCTGCTCTCGTCGGAGTCGCCGCGACGCGAAGAAGACTTGAAAGCCTTGACGGATTCGCAGTGGAGGCAGCTCATCTTCCGTCATGTTCTTGGTTCTGGGCAGCGAAGCGCGGGCGACGAGCTAGCTCACCAGCTTCATGTCCTTCAAACGATGCTCCTGAATTCGATTCTTGGACAGAGCCAGGAAACGTTAGTCGAAAACGATGACGAGAACGGGAAAATACCCTCTTTCTGGCGGAGAGTGAGCACCGAGACCGTCCTCGAGTCTGTCGAATCGTTACCGAGCACCCCGGAACTGAGCAGGCAGAGTTCCACCATCACCTTGGACGAGGCCACCCAAACCTACATGCCCTCCGTGCCGTTGCCTTCGCCAAAACCCCCTCCAACCCTTAAGAGATATTTCTCCTACATGTCCAACTCGAGCAACGACATGATCACTCATCTGACTCCGAACTGTCTTGAGTACTTCTCTCAGAATTATCACGACAGTTTCGTCCTAGCCAAGGAGGAGGCTGAGCTTCTTTCTGATCTGAATCATGTCGCTCAGAACGTTGTTGATGTTTTGTGCACCGTGCTTCGGGTGGGAACGAGTCACGGACGAACTTCGACCATGTATTGTCCTCTCTTCTTCAGCGCTAGGGACGCCTTCTTTGAGGAGCTATTCTGCCACGCTATATGGACTTTGGGAAAGACCGTGAGAGATCTGAGGACCCGAGAGCCAGAGGATCATTTGATTGCACTTCGAGTTCTTCATCGCCAGCTGAAGGACGCCTTGGACGCCAGGCCAACAACTTTGTCCGCATTGGCCGAAAACCTCAAGGAAATATCCGCCGCTCATGTTCAAGAATTGTGGGCCGCTGAGCAGCAGACCAAGTTTGAAAATCTTCTTCAAAAGCATCCAGCGATTGATGGTCTGAGGAATGATATTAGGCCGAAAGCTGAGAGGCTCGTCACCCTTCAGAGATTGAACGCGTTGAAGGCGGGTCACAAGTTCTCAAAACACTTCGATACCCTCAAGGCGCAG AAGGCCAAGAATTGGTGGTTCGTTCATCTGTCGGATGACGAACGCGCTCTCATCTACGGAGACTGGGACTCCGAAAGTCAACCGTACTCAAACTTGCACAAGAGAATCAGCGTGGCTTCTGCTACGGGGTTGGCGACTGGCAAGAGATGCCCGCATGCCAAGGGTCGGAAATACCCTACCgataagacatttttttcgctACTACACGAGGGTGGTTCCCTCGACTTTATCGCTCCTAACAAAGAAATCTATAATTTATGGACCGACGGGCTCACCGTGCTGTTGG GACGGCCCGTGCTCAGCGCTGCGTTTCAGGAAGACGTCGACATGATCGTTGACATGGAGGTGAGATTGAGACTTTTGGAACTCGGCGACGCCCCGACGCCTGTACCAGTAGATCCACCCCCTCTGCCATCTCCTCCGGCAAACTACGAGTTCTGCGACGAATCCCTGGTGTGA